In Sphingobacterium thalpophilum, a genomic segment contains:
- a CDS encoding SusC/RagA family TonB-linked outer membrane protein produces MESKLKHYSLILCVAMMMGMPFALVAQVTKTIQGHVVGSKSGRPIAGASIKEVGGKNASSTNENGDFTLSVASNKVVLSIQYVGYIAKNMEGTVGIPLRVELQEDNTVLDEVVVVAYGATKKKDLTGSVSTIDNKALNMQSNSTVSRALEGAAPGIQVSAVDGQPGIDMGIRVRGIGSASQNTSNALVVIDGVPAQNDNPLATLNPKDIQSVSILKDAASTALYGARGANGVVLVTTKKGVSGQPRISFEGKLGVNQVGPYQFDKISNPKDIYEFAWLSVYNSVRYGVDGTGISKRYTTNVQNPNMSHEQAAEFASSHLFDYIGSTTKFQRNSLGNWMLYDVPGAVYTPSGTGADASSTMSGAYLVNTDGKLNPGARLLYSDRYDDYLLENRLRQDYDLSASGGNDKVNYFLSGGYLEDPSYIRGSSFKRYNGRANFDAQLNAWLKLGANIGYSNRTTQSPATRFGRNPGSSTANVFRFINGQNPLVQLYARDKNGALIDDNGKNKVHVLAGDTYSPLGLTSAALSSTNVLTVLDNDLDQRVSDDWTTRVYGQAKFLKDFTFTANVSMDKFNEMRTRYWNSESGQAAGIGAFGKTASNTTILNLQQLLNYAKTIGLHNIEALLGHEYDSFKNEQLNYRSSYALIDDFASYINFVGRYDGGTFPNPGGGEDKRTMESYFSRVNYNYNDRYFFQGSVRRDGSSKFKLKDKRWGTFWSVGGGWRIDSEQFMESSKGWLDLLKIRGSYGVIGNQNGISNYSGYQTWSYAATYTQTTNGTGIPANITLNQNAYVNDQLTWENIHTLDGGIDFSFFGRVRGSLDYYNRVTVNAIWNQPIAISKGQSSIATNSAKIGNKGFEIDLSVDIIKKPDFNWTVSTNGTHYTTKLKAVPNGVGSDALGGNWTAGTDAWAAAGTSAVANITYLRGVNKDFFNLYMLKYGGVDQNTGLPLYYHQISKADVDAGTYPGYKEGESITTTDYSKASRYEMGSALPKWIGGFSTSLRYKNFDLYLALAYQLGGKFFSTEYGNNLYVSEDPGKALSSELIGNTWTPNNTGAKFPMVMYGNTYGNGATTGSWLYSDLGLFSASYLNFKNVTIGYTLPESILSKMKIKRLRIFASGDNLFMKTAHSGIDPRQSLVGGFEVAAYSYPTMRTFSGGVSLEF; encoded by the coding sequence ATGGAAAGTAAATTAAAACATTACTCATTAATTCTTTGCGTGGCAATGATGATGGGAATGCCGTTTGCGTTAGTTGCTCAGGTGACCAAGACTATACAGGGTCATGTGGTGGGTAGCAAGAGCGGGCGACCTATCGCTGGAGCTTCGATTAAAGAAGTCGGTGGTAAAAATGCTAGTTCAACAAATGAAAATGGTGATTTTACCCTTTCTGTCGCGAGCAACAAAGTTGTTCTTTCAATCCAATATGTAGGGTACATTGCAAAAAATATGGAAGGGACTGTGGGGATCCCACTTCGTGTTGAACTGCAGGAGGACAACACTGTGCTGGATGAAGTTGTTGTCGTTGCTTATGGTGCGACGAAAAAAAAGGATCTGACGGGATCCGTATCCACAATCGACAATAAAGCATTGAATATGCAGTCAAATTCGACGGTCAGTAGGGCCTTGGAAGGGGCTGCACCCGGTATTCAGGTGTCGGCAGTGGATGGACAGCCCGGTATCGACATGGGAATTCGTGTGCGTGGTATAGGATCGGCGAGTCAGAATACCTCAAACGCTCTGGTCGTCATTGATGGTGTTCCCGCACAAAATGATAATCCGCTCGCTACCTTAAATCCAAAAGATATCCAGAGTGTTTCTATCTTGAAGGATGCGGCATCGACGGCCCTATACGGCGCTAGAGGTGCCAATGGTGTCGTCTTGGTGACAACAAAAAAAGGCGTGTCCGGGCAGCCCCGCATTTCATTTGAAGGAAAGCTCGGCGTCAATCAGGTGGGACCGTATCAATTCGATAAAATTTCCAATCCGAAGGATATTTATGAATTCGCCTGGCTCTCTGTGTACAACTCTGTACGCTATGGAGTGGATGGTACCGGTATTTCAAAAAGATATACAACAAATGTGCAGAATCCAAATATGTCGCACGAACAGGCAGCCGAATTTGCCAGTTCGCACCTATTTGACTACATCGGGTCTACGACTAAATTTCAACGAAACAGCTTAGGTAACTGGATGTTGTATGATGTGCCGGGAGCGGTCTATACACCCTCAGGCACAGGAGCTGATGCGAGTTCAACCATGAGTGGCGCATACCTCGTCAATACAGATGGTAAATTGAATCCTGGAGCTCGCCTGTTATACAGCGACAGATATGATGATTATCTACTGGAGAATAGATTACGACAAGATTATGATCTATCGGCCTCCGGTGGTAACGATAAAGTAAATTATTTCCTTTCAGGTGGATACTTGGAAGACCCATCTTATATTCGGGGATCTTCCTTCAAACGCTATAATGGACGTGCCAATTTTGATGCGCAATTGAATGCCTGGCTAAAATTGGGTGCTAATATTGGCTACTCCAATCGGACCACACAATCGCCGGCGACACGCTTCGGCCGTAATCCCGGTAGTTCTACAGCCAATGTTTTCCGGTTTATCAATGGACAGAATCCGCTGGTGCAGCTCTACGCACGCGATAAAAATGGCGCCCTGATTGATGACAATGGGAAAAATAAAGTCCATGTACTTGCCGGAGATACCTACTCTCCACTGGGGTTAACATCGGCTGCACTATCTTCTACCAATGTTTTGACGGTGCTGGACAATGATTTGGATCAACGTGTCTCGGATGATTGGACAACACGGGTCTATGGGCAGGCCAAATTCCTGAAAGACTTTACGTTTACAGCAAATGTCTCGATGGACAAGTTTAATGAGATGCGTACACGTTACTGGAACAGCGAATCGGGACAGGCAGCAGGCATTGGAGCCTTTGGTAAGACCGCATCCAATACAACGATTTTAAACCTGCAACAATTACTGAATTATGCGAAAACAATAGGTTTACACAATATAGAGGCGCTTTTAGGGCATGAATATGATTCATTCAAGAACGAGCAGCTCAACTACCGATCATCTTATGCATTGATTGATGATTTTGCATCTTATATCAACTTTGTCGGACGTTATGACGGTGGAACATTCCCAAATCCGGGGGGCGGTGAGGATAAACGTACCATGGAAAGTTATTTTTCCCGGGTCAATTACAACTACAACGACAGGTACTTTTTTCAAGGATCTGTCCGTCGGGATGGCTCGTCAAAATTCAAGTTGAAAGATAAACGCTGGGGTACGTTTTGGTCCGTTGGTGGCGGTTGGCGTATCGACAGTGAGCAATTTATGGAAAGTAGCAAAGGCTGGCTCGACCTCCTAAAAATACGCGGCAGTTATGGTGTAATCGGTAATCAGAATGGAATATCCAACTATTCGGGATACCAAACATGGAGTTACGCCGCCACGTATACACAGACGACAAATGGAACGGGTATTCCTGCAAATATCACCTTAAATCAAAATGCATATGTCAATGACCAATTAACCTGGGAAAACATACATACATTAGATGGTGGTATTGATTTTAGCTTCTTTGGACGAGTACGTGGATCACTCGATTATTATAACCGCGTCACGGTAAATGCCATCTGGAATCAGCCTATTGCCATATCCAAAGGACAGTCTTCCATTGCGACGAACTCCGCAAAAATCGGAAATAAAGGTTTTGAAATCGACCTATCAGTAGACATCATCAAGAAACCCGATTTCAACTGGACAGTATCGACAAACGGAACACATTATACCACTAAGCTGAAAGCTGTACCAAATGGTGTCGGTTCAGATGCTTTGGGAGGAAATTGGACCGCAGGTACCGATGCTTGGGCTGCCGCGGGAACAAGTGCTGTGGCAAATATTACCTATTTACGTGGAGTCAACAAAGATTTCTTTAACCTCTATATGTTGAAATATGGCGGTGTGGACCAAAATACGGGTTTACCACTTTACTATCATCAGATTAGCAAAGCCGATGTTGACGCAGGTACTTATCCCGGATATAAAGAGGGCGAAAGTATAACAACCACAGACTATTCAAAAGCTAGCCGCTACGAAATGGGGAGCGCGTTACCTAAATGGATAGGCGGATTTAGTACTTCCTTACGTTACAAGAATTTTGATCTGTATTTGGCATTGGCTTATCAATTGGGCGGAAAGTTTTTTAGTACGGAGTACGGAAATAATTTGTATGTAAGTGAAGATCCTGGAAAAGCGCTTTCATCGGAACTCATCGGTAATACCTGGACACCGAACAACACAGGTGCAAAATTCCCTATGGTGATGTATGGTAATACCTATGGCAATGGTGCAACGACAGGAAGCTGGCTCTACAGTGATTTGGGCTTATTCAGTGCTTCCTATCTCAATTTTAAAAATGTGACGATAGGTTATACTTTGCCAGAAAGTATCTTGTCAAAAATGAAAATCAAGCGGCTTCGGATATTCGCTTCTGGTGATAACCTTTTTATGAAAACAGCCCATTCAGGAATAGATCCACGTCAGTCTCTTGTTGGTGGATTTGAAGTGGCGGCATATTCTTATCCGACCATGAGAACATTCTCCGGTGGTGTAAGTTTGGAATTTTAA
- a CDS encoding RagB/SusD family nutrient uptake outer membrane protein, with protein MKKIFLCALAVTLLFSCSKELDIAPPNSITDEQIRKLLESGDEKKIQAVLGGMANNMPKLVNFGALSSESRYGSNQGFDVMRNLEGNDIVFGNRLLNIFGSDEYNLLDFISDASDKNTPYWNYAWNMVNTANKMLNYLNPETVGTNKKLQEYKGRGLILRAYAYNYLMENYQNAYQQGGKAKLGMPLYDTYSPVQESKARSTADETYAFIKNDINEAIRLFKEAGIGYTTDPSDFDLGVAYFMQAKVSLWTGDWNTTISASNEILTKYPTLMSQATYGATNKGTQTAPEMRPEQNGFLNITINPEVMFGFALGEAVTVHNWWMNPFAEGNGGIGQGFQRIDNRLYAKIDNRDYRIGCFMAADWGDYTYPTNGDKRTIPMYTNLKFAATHGLGSDDKKNVGRVSCYYMRSSEVLLMKAEAQAQNKDDQSAKQTLNTLLAARTKAGQATLTCDNYTSMQGLSTLEMVQFQTRLELWGEGGREFYNNKRWNIAVGRAGSATHVDKSTYPVSKMTLQIPLDEMLYNNKMVQN; from the coding sequence ATGAAAAAGATATTTTTATGTGCATTGGCGGTGACATTATTGTTTTCTTGTAGTAAGGAATTGGACATTGCACCCCCAAATAGTATCACGGATGAACAGATCCGGAAACTACTCGAAAGTGGTGATGAGAAGAAAATTCAGGCTGTATTGGGCGGTATGGCGAACAATATGCCTAAACTGGTCAACTTTGGGGCATTATCATCCGAGTCACGTTATGGAAGCAACCAGGGATTTGATGTGATGCGGAACCTCGAAGGCAATGATATTGTATTCGGCAATAGATTGCTTAATATATTTGGCTCCGACGAGTATAATCTGCTGGATTTTATTTCAGATGCTTCAGACAAGAATACCCCGTATTGGAATTATGCCTGGAATATGGTCAATACAGCAAATAAAATGCTGAACTACCTTAATCCAGAGACTGTCGGGACGAATAAAAAATTACAGGAATACAAAGGCCGCGGACTGATATTGCGTGCCTACGCCTATAATTACCTGATGGAAAACTATCAAAATGCTTACCAGCAGGGAGGAAAAGCAAAATTAGGTATGCCGCTTTATGATACCTATTCCCCGGTTCAGGAAAGCAAGGCCCGATCTACTGCGGATGAGACCTATGCTTTTATCAAAAACGATATCAATGAAGCGATTCGGCTTTTTAAAGAAGCGGGAATTGGCTATACAACTGACCCATCCGATTTTGATCTTGGTGTAGCCTACTTTATGCAGGCAAAAGTGTCGTTATGGACGGGTGACTGGAACACGACGATAAGCGCCAGCAACGAAATACTGACCAAGTATCCAACGTTAATGAGCCAGGCAACCTATGGTGCCACGAATAAAGGAACCCAGACGGCGCCTGAAATGAGACCCGAGCAAAATGGTTTTCTCAATATTACCATTAACCCCGAAGTGATGTTTGGTTTTGCGCTTGGAGAAGCCGTTACCGTACACAATTGGTGGATGAATCCTTTCGCCGAAGGAAACGGCGGAATTGGACAAGGTTTCCAGCGGATTGACAATCGGCTGTATGCCAAAATTGATAACCGGGACTATCGAATAGGTTGCTTTATGGCAGCGGATTGGGGGGATTATACTTACCCGACCAATGGTGATAAACGAACGATTCCGATGTATACCAATCTTAAGTTTGCCGCTACCCATGGCTTGGGAAGTGACGATAAGAAGAATGTGGGACGGGTGAGCTGTTATTATATGCGCAGTTCGGAAGTATTACTGATGAAAGCTGAAGCACAGGCACAGAATAAAGATGACCAAAGTGCAAAACAAACGTTAAACACCTTGCTAGCTGCACGAACGAAAGCCGGACAGGCCACATTGACCTGTGATAACTATACTTCCATGCAGGGTTTATCGACCTTGGAGATGGTGCAATTTCAAACGCGATTGGAGCTCTGGGGTGAGGGCGGACGTGAATTCTATAACAATAAACGCTGGAACATTGCGGTGGGCCGTGCTGGCTCAGCCACACATGTCGATAAATCAACTTATCCTGTTAGTAAAATGACGCTACAGATACCTTTGGATGAGATGTTATATAATAATAAGATGGTTCAGAATTAA
- a CDS encoding FGGY-family carbohydrate kinase codes for MENKSIPVVAVFDVGKTNKKLLLFDKNYSVLWERSARFLETVDEDGDPCENLESLRLSIFDALHEVLRRDEFDIQAINFAAYGASLVYIDAQGKPLTPLYNYLKDFPADIQQQLYDAYGGVVAFSLATASPSLGSLNSGLQLLRLKREKPDLFGQLAYAVHLPQYLSFLVSGKLCTDLTSIGCHTALWDFKQHHYHQWVEDEGLVGAFPPIVSGDAAFKSTFLGKSYWVGTGLHDSSAALIPYLMSNKEPFVLISTGTWCISLNPFASIDLTIEELQQDCLFYLSYRGTPVKASRLFAGYEHEIQSKRIADFFAVTTAKFRTLEIDWDIIAALTALDLPNAIDLKSFEAIDLHRYPDYQTAYHSLVWCLVKAQVAATQLVLCCTQTARIFVDGGFSRNQIYMSLIAREFPAMEVFAAAMPQATALGAALLMHQHWNTAEIPQNLVELKLFRPHTVS; via the coding sequence ATGGAAAACAAAAGTATACCTGTCGTAGCCGTATTTGATGTTGGAAAAACGAATAAAAAACTTCTTTTATTTGATAAAAACTATAGCGTGCTATGGGAACGATCTGCTCGATTTTTAGAAACTGTCGATGAAGATGGGGATCCTTGTGAAAATCTTGAAAGCCTTCGTCTGTCGATTTTTGATGCCTTGCATGAAGTACTCCGGCGGGACGAATTTGATATTCAGGCAATCAATTTTGCAGCCTATGGGGCTAGCTTGGTTTACATTGATGCACAGGGTAAACCTTTGACTCCCTTATACAACTATCTCAAGGATTTTCCTGCGGATATACAGCAACAGTTATATGATGCGTATGGAGGTGTTGTCGCATTTTCATTGGCAACGGCATCACCATCATTGGGTAGTCTGAATTCGGGCTTACAGCTCTTGCGTCTGAAGCGTGAAAAACCTGATTTATTTGGGCAACTTGCCTATGCGGTACACTTACCTCAATATTTAAGCTTTTTGGTTTCAGGCAAGCTGTGTACAGATTTGACTAGCATCGGCTGCCATACTGCACTTTGGGACTTCAAACAACACCATTATCATCAATGGGTAGAAGACGAGGGCCTCGTTGGAGCTTTCCCGCCAATTGTTTCGGGAGATGCAGCCTTTAAAAGTACGTTTCTAGGTAAGTCATATTGGGTTGGAACGGGTTTACATGATAGTTCCGCGGCACTTATTCCTTATCTAATGAGTAATAAAGAACCCTTTGTTTTAATTTCTACAGGCACTTGGTGCATTTCATTAAACCCATTTGCGTCGATCGATTTGACAATAGAGGAGCTGCAGCAGGATTGTTTGTTCTATCTTTCCTATCGCGGTACTCCCGTAAAAGCCTCCCGTTTATTTGCAGGGTATGAACATGAAATTCAATCAAAGCGTATTGCCGATTTCTTTGCGGTGACCACGGCCAAATTTAGAACGCTTGAAATCGACTGGGACATTATCGCGGCTTTGACAGCGCTTGATCTTCCGAACGCGATAGATTTGAAATCTTTTGAAGCCATTGACCTGCATCGTTATCCAGATTATCAAACCGCTTACCACAGCTTAGTCTGGTGTCTTGTCAAGGCACAGGTAGCCGCCACCCAACTTGTTCTTTGCTGTACACAGACTGCACGGATATTTGTCGATGGTGGATTTAGTCGAAATCAGATTTATATGAGTTTGATTGCACGTGAATTTCCAGCTATGGAGGTGTTTGCTGCAGCGATGCCGCAAGCAACAGCTTTGGGTGCCGCACTGTTGATGCATCAGCATTGGAACACAGCAGAGATCCCACAAAACTTGGTGGAATTAAAATTATTTAGGCCACATACTGTTTCGTAA
- a CDS encoding sugar phosphate isomerase/epimerase produces the protein MNSLSAYFALLEEQLNYYGMLAETYFAPLFISVQMGREYFSSDDVLAGLQLCARIETQYGIEILQETHRNKWSYGLHTVAPMAELFPQLKLTLDISHWYCVSESFLEDRQEEVNRLLPHVKHVHARVGHSQGSQVPDVRKKIYRDIVATHCAVWQRWIDLNKPDARLTMTTEFGPPPYLIPSGNQVLDCERQWKQNLWMKNYLSRHLIT, from the coding sequence GTGAACTCACTCAGCGCGTACTTCGCCCTGTTGGAAGAGCAGTTGAACTACTATGGCATGCTTGCGGAAACTTATTTCGCTCCACTTTTTATATCGGTGCAAATGGGTCGGGAATATTTCTCGTCCGACGATGTGCTAGCAGGACTACAACTTTGTGCCCGTATTGAAACACAATATGGAATCGAAATCTTGCAGGAAACTCACCGTAATAAATGGAGTTATGGACTGCATACCGTGGCGCCGATGGCGGAGTTATTTCCACAGTTGAAACTAACTTTAGATATCTCACATTGGTATTGTGTTTCGGAGAGTTTTCTTGAAGATCGACAGGAGGAAGTGAACCGCCTGTTGCCCCATGTAAAACATGTGCATGCCCGTGTTGGACATAGCCAGGGATCCCAGGTACCTGATGTCCGAAAAAAAATCTATCGGGATATTGTCGCCACACACTGTGCTGTCTGGCAACGCTGGATAGACCTCAATAAACCCGATGCGCGGCTGACCATGACGACTGAATTTGGTCCGCCACCGTATCTCATTCCCTCAGGGAATCAAGTGCTCGATTGTGAGCGCCAATGGAAACAAAACTTATGGATGAAAAACTACCTATCAAGGCACCTTATAACCTAA
- a CDS encoding phytanoyl-CoA dioxygenase family protein, with product MKNQLTEEQIAFYQENGYIVIEDFLNPEELESWRTIVFEAVEQRAGQKMPGKEAKVGEDDGINKDADYFGKVFDQLLNLWQTSEQVKELMVDQRIGEMAAKLAGVDGIRIWHDQALFKRPFANPTAWHLDTPFWSFADRNALSIWIALDDSTLENGCMYFVPQSYKQTGFENLGIGKNMGTIFEHYPELARVNPVATPLKAGSCTFHNGLTIHGAGPNMTNGFRRAMTCAYMPDGNVFNGQANILPEDYRATLAVGDLLNNDEQNPLIYHAGW from the coding sequence ATGAAGAACCAATTGACTGAAGAACAGATAGCCTTTTACCAAGAAAATGGTTACATCGTTATAGAAGATTTTTTAAATCCCGAGGAGCTTGAAAGCTGGCGTACAATTGTATTTGAAGCTGTAGAGCAGCGCGCAGGTCAGAAAATGCCCGGAAAGGAAGCCAAAGTTGGCGAAGATGATGGTATCAATAAGGATGCAGACTACTTTGGAAAAGTGTTTGATCAATTGTTAAACCTTTGGCAGACCAGTGAACAGGTGAAGGAGCTGATGGTCGATCAGCGGATTGGAGAAATGGCAGCAAAGCTGGCCGGTGTTGACGGTATCCGTATTTGGCATGACCAAGCCCTATTTAAACGCCCATTTGCGAATCCTACTGCTTGGCATCTGGATACACCTTTTTGGTCATTTGCCGATCGAAACGCACTTTCCATATGGATTGCACTCGATGACTCCACACTGGAAAATGGTTGCATGTATTTTGTTCCGCAATCGTATAAGCAAACCGGATTTGAGAATTTGGGTATCGGAAAAAATATGGGGACAATTTTCGAACACTATCCCGAGCTTGCACGGGTAAATCCGGTGGCTACACCGCTCAAAGCCGGAAGTTGTACTTTCCATAATGGATTGACAATTCATGGGGCAGGACCTAACATGACCAACGGGTTTAGGAGAGCTATGACCTGTGCTTACATGCCTGACGGAAATGTATTCAATGGACAAGCGAATATTTTACCGGAAGATTACCGCGCAACTTTAGCGGTAGGGGATCTCTTGAATAATGACGAACAGAATCCGCTAATCTACCATGCGGGATGGTAA